The Palaemon carinicauda isolate YSFRI2023 chromosome 20, ASM3689809v2, whole genome shotgun sequence DNA segment AAACACAAACATTGAAAGTTGAAAAATACCCATAAAAACCGtttgaaaccagaaaaatcaaATACATGGTTTTTGATTAAAGAAACAACAATGTTTTTGTCAACCCTGTTTATTCCCATTATACATTTATGCAATGAATTGTTGCATAGTCAATACCCATATATTTACTACCCCACTTATATTTCAAACATTATAAGAAACATTTCCCCTGTCATTAAGAAATTTGTTTTGCCAAGACACTGCTCCTTCACCCTGAAAATACTCCATATACTTTTCTCGCACCACCTTTCCCTCAATGCTGGCATTACGCCCCACCACCTGAAGTCCTAACAAATCTGCACTCGTTTGTCGCCACTCCCCTGGTGCAACGATCCCATCAGAGAGACACTCGGTTTCCAAGCACCCCTCGGGCTGTGAATACTGGTTTATTTAATCTTTCCGTAAAAAGTTGTGGAGAGCAGTACATGCAAGTACCATTATGTCAACTTTTTCCGGGGGTAAATTGATTGGTGCAAGGAACACTCGGAATCTATTTGCAAGCATTCCAAATCCATTTTCCACTGTACGTCGTCCTCTGGAGAGTCGATATGAAAATATCCTTTCGCTTGTAGTTTGTTTCTGGTATGGATATGGCTTCATTATATGACGTTGCAAAGGAAAAGCATCGTCTGCTAAAAAGACAAATGGCAAGGTTTTATCGCTCCCAGGTAGCTTGGTATCCTCTGGCAATCCGGCCGTGTGATTGACAATACGCTGACTGATACTGGTGCTCGCCCACACACCTCCGTCAGACACCCGTCCATTTACACCAACATCTACATAGATGAAATTTGAATTAGCATCACATATAGCCATAAGAATGATACTGTAAGTGCCTTTGTAGTTATAGAAATAGGACCCACTACCAGGCGGCTGCCGTATTACAATATGTTTGCCGTCAATGGCTCCAAGGCAGTTTGGGAAATTCCACATTCTCCAAAAATCGTTGCTCACATTTTTCCATTCCTCTGGTGTTGAAGGCGTCTGCAAATACAAAAAGAGCGCATAAATACACTTAAGCAATATGACGTTATATTTGGATGCTCcgttaagtattctctctctccctctctctctctctttctctctctctctctctctctctctctctctctctctctctctctctctctctctctctcctcatgaaaTACTGTGGTGGGTGTTATTGTAACTATCATCAATAAGTCTTTCCTTATTTGGAATACTATAACTCAGTATTTGAATATTGGTTAATTGTAATGAATCCCACCACGCATTTCGTTATTActctaaaataattttcaaatggcCTTGTAAATTATATCCCTTTGGAAACTGGTGTTACTTTATCAAACCGAACCACACTGAACAATTAAATGTGGAGGTTGCCAATATATACACAATGTCAAGTGTACTTCTTGGTTACCAATAGTATCAAGCCTTTTaagaatatgtacacacacacgaaaAATTCAACCTAATAAACTAatcaatgcacgtgtatttcagatATTCAATGATCCACTTCTGTTGGAAATTGACGAACCATCTGTTACTCCAAGATCACCAGTTGCTTCGCCATCAGACATTCCAACAGTCTCTGGTATGACCGACACTATTTCCTCAACTCCATCCGCTAATGTGAATAGCCAGGAACGCAAGGCCACACCTATATCGGTAACGAGAGGAAAACTTGCAACTGCCCCTTCTTCAACGATCAGAAAGCGAGCAACCAAAACGCCTTGTGCCCCTGATGATGTATTACAGGAAGCTCTCcatcagctgaaaacactaacatcatCCGAGGATATGATTAATAATGATGAGTGTATTGCTTTAGGTGTTGTAATTGCTAATGACCTCAGACAAATGTCTGGGGAGAACAGAATTTATGCACAAAAACTTATTAATGACATCCTGGTTTTAGGTAAATTAGGCAAGATTTCTGCGTCAACTAAGATTGTAGAGTGAGTTGTTAGATACAAATGTGTTCATAGATAGGCCATATCACAATTCACAAGTGGTAAATGTAATTGCATGAACGAAACATGTCTAAAGATAATATGTTTGAATTATTTTGactatttacttattcatatttaGCATTGTGCATATTGTACATGTTGACATGTATAAAGACAATAAAATTGGTTACGTTCGTAAATATAGTttgtttgaaaaattatgatatccCGTTCATTATCCTTCTCTGGGTCCATCTACGATTAGTTATTAAATTACTCCTTAAgtgaaagttattttcttttaaactcgATTTGTTTCAGTATATGCATAATCCGTTCATAAATAAATCAAGGTGGAGTATTTTAATGCATTTAATGATGCAGTTCTGCATTATGCATACATGCACCATTACTATATACTGATTACGCAGGCTATATACATAGTGTCTCCTGATGACGCAATCGTGTAACAAGTTAATGGCAAAAATAAATTGATCCTTTCGCAATAAGCAAAACGCACACACTCCGCGCCATTACCTATGATTTTTATGACATCGATCTGAGCTAAGATAACTTATCAGACAGTGAATGATTTAAGGAGGCCACTTGGTAATgtgcacccccccaccccccacatggAAATGAATACTAGAACATTGTTTTGTTTCAATAAATCATTAGTTAGGAGCAAAATTTCCTTGGTTAATGATttcttcaactactactactactactactactactaccactactaccactactaccactcATACTGGTTTTACCACTTTTTCTACTAATACTGCTGCTTTTTAATTCTTGCATTTGTAAAAGCAACTTCACCGGTTAATTATTTTTGTAAGCTATATCTATTGTAATCAATGTAACAATTATAAttcattcacatctctctctctctctctctctctctctctctctctctctctctctctagtacatatgatatatatgtgcatatgatgTACatcatgtgtgagtgtgtgcatacatatgattattgttataattattcttatatgtGTACTATATGTGTGCAcgttacatatataaatgataatcataAGTACACCCCAACCTCTACGAGAGATTTCTAGATCCGGCACTGTTATCAGATATACGACTGGTGTGAATTTGATGTTTAACGTATGGGTAAGTCTCACCTTAAGGTAGTCTTCCCTCAGGACTTCATAGATTTGTTTGCAGGTTTCTGGAATTATTGCACTCAAACTCTGCTTGGAAATCCTTGTGCTGTATTGTAGTGATCTGTAGCTGCATCCTTTTGACAGAAAGAGTAATGTTGCATACAGTCGAGCTTCAGCTGAAATACTTTGCCTCATGTTGGTATCTTCTTTCATTATATATGGTTCCACTTCCGATAAGATTTTATAAAAAGTGTTAGGGTCCATTCTCATATAGTTGATGAAATCTGCCTCATGACCATGTTTCAGTTCCCGCAATATTGTCATGTGACTTCCAATGTCTTCTCTTCTTCGTAACCACTCTTTACCCCACATCCTTTTCTGCTTTGTTGCTTTTATCTTTGCACACATTGCTATAACAATAGAAAGCGCGATTTTCTTTTTGCGTGTCCTGCGATCCATGCTGCCCCACACAACTTGATCTCCTGTGTCAGTCACTCACTGCcagtctttcactacccaaccaccgtcgtttggacaagagcttaaatgcgttcgacaggcttagctcgcaaataggcaaagtttaccgagcaaagatcgctcgtgtggacggggtcTTAGAGTTCAGTCAATTGAGTGGAAATGAGGTGACCATTATTACCTTCTAGCGAAGCCTTTGGGAAAtctgctttattgataaatcatataagaAAAGGTTTCTTATTCTTAGaacgacaatttttttttccttttttttttgtgtaaaagtAGGATATAATAATTTCCCCAAAATGTATTCTCTaattaaccaaaaaaataaaagcGCAGAGGATATGAGAACACCACAATTCTCCACACTAATTCCCTGGCcttaagttatcaatgattacatAGTAATTAGTAGCGTTAtcttgaaaaaaatacattacCTGGAAATCAAGCGGTCTTATCAATTCCATGCTCAACATTCTTATAATCTTGATTAAAATTGGCTGAAGTCCCCATGATAAAGTTCATATTTCTGttcctttaattatttctttattcatctatttatgaaACATCATCGGCGTTTTTAAAATCAATAGCTTTCTGCGcggtgctcgtcttagacagtCAATTTTAGTTCCCAATTTCTCACTATCCCTACagaaaaagaaatctctcctgagcggcggCATGATACTCCTTTGCTTGACCATTTCATCCTAGAAccattcgaaatttgtgtgaagccgagacaagatattcattagctggatttaGAATTAAGGCCATATCCAGCATTTTTTATCACATGTCTGTTAACAAAAA contains these protein-coding regions:
- the LOC137659499 gene encoding putative nuclease HARBI1, producing the protein MCAKIKATKQKRMWGKEWLRRREDIGSHMTILRELKHGHEADFINYMRMDPNTFYKILSEVEPYIMKEDTNMRQSISAEARLYATLLFLSKGCSYRSLQYSTRISKQSLSAIIPETCKQIYEVLREDYLKTPSTPEEWKNVSNDFWRMWNFPNCLGAIDGKHIVIRQPPGSGSYFYNYKGTYSIILMAICDANSNFIYVDVGVNGRVSDGGVWASTSISQRIVNHTAGLPEDTKLPGSDKTLPFVFLADDAFPLQRHIMKPYPYQKQTTSERIFSYRLSRGRRTVENGFGMLANRFRVFLAPINLPPEKVDIMVLACTALHNFLRKD